In one Solanum dulcamara chromosome 1, daSolDulc1.2, whole genome shotgun sequence genomic region, the following are encoded:
- the LOC129902079 gene encoding protein YELLOW LEAF 1, choloroplastic-like: MSLTASTTINAATLPIVRAGDQCRKQFKPIAVVPAGLHPLGMQSQLINNRRRLICSVQQKRASIICSSALNARCAEGQTQTVTRESSTITVAPVQGKEKSPDLDDGGTGFPPRDDDGGGGGGGGGGGNWKGGFFFFGFLAFLGLLKDQEDEGPYRDQRRR; the protein is encoded by the exons ATGTCATTAACTGCCAGCACCACCATTAATGCAGCTACTTTGCCAATAG TGAGAGCAGGAGATCAATGCCGGAAGCAATTCAAGCCAATAGCAGTAGTTCCTGCTGGCCTCCATCCGCTTGGCATGCAGTCTCAACTCATTAACAACAGAAGACGCTTGATATGTTCTGTTCAACAAAAGCGTGCTTCAATAATATGTTCTTCTGCTCTG AATGCGAGATGTGCTGAAGGACAGACACAGACGGTTACACGGGAATCATCAACCATTACAGTTGCACCAGTTCAAG GAAAGGAGAAATCTCCTGACCTGGATGATGGTGGGACTGGGTTTCCTCCTCGTGATGATGATGGAGGTGGAGGTGGAGGTGGGGGTGGTGGAGGCAATTGGAAAGGTGGGTTCTTCTTTTTCGGGTTTCTTGCTTTCCTTGGCCTCTTGAAAGACCAGGAGGATGAGGGACCCTACCGAGACCAACGCAGAAGATGA